From a single Brassica napus cultivar Da-Ae chromosome C9, Da-Ae, whole genome shotgun sequence genomic region:
- the LOC106382197 gene encoding 40S ribosomal protein S19-3 yields MTGKTVKDVSPHEFVKAYAAHLKRSGKIELPAWTDIVKTGKLKELAPYDPDWYYIRAASMARKVYLRGGLGVGAFRRIYGGSKRNGSRPPHFCKSSGGVARHILQQLQTMNIVDLDTKGGRKITSSGERDLDQVAGRIAAEAI; encoded by the exons ATGACAGGCAAGACGGTGAAGGATGTGTCTCCACACGAGTTCGTCAAGGCTTACGCTGCCCATCTCAAGCGCTCCGGCAAG ATTGAGTTGCCTGCGTGGACAGACATTGTCAAGACTGGTAAACTTAAGGAGCTTGCTCCCTATGACCCTGACTGGTACTACATCAGAGCTG cATCCATGGCGAGGAAAGTGTACCTGAGAGGTGGACTTGGTGTTGGTGCGTTCCGTAGGATTTACGGAGGAAGCAAGAGGAACGGAAGCCGTCCTCCTCATTTCTGCAAGAGCAGTGGTGGCGTTGCTCGTCACATTCTTCAGCAGCTTCAGACCATGAACATTGTCGACCTTGACACCAAGGG GGGAAGGAAGATCACATCGAGTGGTGAGAGAGATCTTGACCAAGTCGCAGGGAGGATCGCAGCAGAAGCAATCTAA
- the LOC106382196 gene encoding protein LEO1 homolog isoform X2 yields the protein MVAGEVKRSVMMQNLFGDNSEEEEEEIDSEHESNPQPHYPSDEAEGGVEPGEEGEAEIEVHGEPEAESDGEQGVVEPGNGESEGEREENSQEGDVADPREESEEEVEEEGDEERVATTTRRDVVESGSERSGERRYESEDEEVEQTRRSPRSPSQEKEEAPVAQSDVNIRNVFGSSDDEDAEEYVRNDIEADEPRSPIEDEEGSEKDQRPDDMMLDDDMVPEEDPRYESEDERVEVRHRERPVGPPLEVEVPFRPPPGDPEKMNMIKVSSIMGIDPNPFDAKTFVEEDTFERDGAKTRIRLVNNIVRHRFVKGRDGKTYSESNARFVRWSDGSLQLLIGNEVLDITEQDARQDQNHLLLKHEKGILQSQGRILKKMRFIPSSLTSNSHRLLTALVDSREKKDFKVKNCVTDIDPEREKEKRERMESQNLKASTKLSQAREKIKRKYPLPVARRQLSTGYLEDALEEDEETDHYGSHRSNRGYEEDLEAEAQRERRIMNAKKKGFPGRSSMSSARPTRRQAEYSESEREESEYETEEEEEEEERPRSRKRVKEPEDEYEEDAEEDEEEEEEDAKANRYSEEDEEAEAEKERGSGRKRKGIESDEEESPPRKAPTHRRMAMVYDSDED from the exons ATGGTGGCGGGAGAAGTAAAGAGATCTGTGATGATGCAGAATCTCTTCGGTGATAATtcggaggaggaagaagaagagatcgaCTCCGAACATGAATCAAATCCTCAGCCCCACTATCCTTCC GATGAGGCAGAGGGCGGGGTGGAGCCTGGAGAAGAAGGTGAAGCCGAGATTGAAGTTCACGGTGAGCCTGAAGCTGAGTCTGACGGGGAGCAGGGCGTTGTAGAACCTGGTAATGGAGAAAGTGAGGGTGAGAGGGAGGAAAATTCACAGGAAGGTGATGTTGCTGATCCACGCGAGGAAAGcgaagaagaagtagaagaagaaggagatgaagagagAGTGGCTACAACGACGAGACGAGATGTTGTTGAGAGTGGATCAGAGAGGTCTGGCGAAAGGCGTTATGAGTCTGAAGATGAAGAGGTTGAGCAGACTAGGAGGAGTCCAAG GTCACCTAGTCAGGAGAAGGAAGAGGCTCCTGTTGCACAGTCAGATGTTAACATTCGTAATGTATTTGGATCTTCCGATGATGAAGATGCAGAAGAATATGTTCGGAATGACATTGAGGCTGACGAACCT agatcGCCAATCGAAGACGAAGAGGGCTCTGAGAAGGATCAGAGACCTGACGATATGATGCTTGATGATGATATGGTCCCTGAAGAGGATCCTCGATACGAGTCAGAAGATGAGCGTGTTGAAGTTAGGCACAGGGAGAGACCAGTTGGCCCCCCTTTGGAAGTGGAAGTTCCTTTCCGCCCTCCTCCAGGTGATCCCGAAAAG ATGAACATGATTAAAGTTTCGAGTATCATGGGCATTGATCCAAATCCATTTGATGCCAAGACATTTGTTGAAGAAGACACATTTGAGAGAGATGGAGCAAAGACGCGTATTCGTCTGGTTAACAATATTGTGCGCCATAGGTTCGTTAAGGGTCGAGATGGTAAAACATAT AGTGAAAGTAATGCTCGATTTGTAAGGTGGTCAGATGGAAGCTTACAGCTATTGATAGGAAACGAAGTTCTTGATATAACTGAACAAGATGCACGACAAGACCAGAATCACCTTTTACTCAAACATGAAAAG GGAATCCTTCAATCGCAAGGAagaattttgaagaaaatgagatttattccatcATCTCTAACGTCAAATTCCCATAGGCTTTTGACAGCCCTTGTTGACTCGAGGGAAAAGAAGGACTTCAAAGTTAAGAACTGTGTCACTGACATTGACCCTGAGAGGGAGAAGGAAAAGAGAGAAAGG ATGGAAAGCCAAAACCTCAAGGCTAGTACAAAGCTGAGTCAAGCAAGGGAGAAAATCAAGCGCAAGTATCCACTTCCTGTTGCAAGGAGACAACTTTCCACTGGGTACTTGGAAGATGCCCTCGAAGAG GATGAAGAGACGGACCACTATGGTTCTCACCGCTCAAACCGTGGCTATGAGGAGGATCTGGAAGCTGAAGCGCAACGGGAACGAAGAATTATGAACGCCAAGAAG AAAGGCTTTCCGGGGAGGTCTTCAATGAGTTCAGCGAGGCCGACAAGGCGTCAAGCGGAGTACtcagagagtgagagagaggaATCAGAGTATGAgactgaagaagaggaagaagaggaggaaaggCCACGTTCCCGTAAAAGAGTCAAGGAACCAGAAGATGAGTATGAGGAAGatgctgaagaagatgaggaggaagaagaagaagacgcaaAAGCTAACAGATattcagaagaagatgaagaagctgag GCAGAGAAGGAACGTGGTAGTGGCCGTAAAAGGAAAGGGATTGAGTCGGATGAGGAGGAGTCTCCTCCGAGAAAAGCTCCGACTCACCGTCGTATGGCCATGGTTTATGACAGTGACGAAGActga
- the LOC106382196 gene encoding protein LEO1 homolog isoform X1, translating to MVAGEVKRSVMMQNLFGDNSEEEEEEIDSEHESNPQPHYPSDEAEGGVEPGEEGEAEIEVHGEPEAESDGEQGVVEPGNGESEGEREENSQEGDVADPREESEEEVEEEGDEERVATTTRRDVVESGSERSGERRYESEDEEVEQTRRSPRSPSQEKEEAPVAQSDVNIRNVFGSSDDEDAEEYVRNDIEADEPRSPIEDEEGSEKDQRPDDMMLDDDMVPEEDPRYESEDERVEVRHRERPVGPPLEVEVPFRPPPGDPEKMNMIKVSSIMGIDPNPFDAKTFVEEDTFERDGAKTRIRLVNNIVRHRFVKGRDGKTYSESNARFVRWSDGSLQLLIGNEVLDITEQDARQDQNHLLLKHEKGILQSQGRILKKMRFIPSSLTSNSHRLLTALVDSREKKDFKVKNCVTDIDPEREKEKRERMESQNLKASTKLSQAREKIKRKYPLPVARRQLSTGYLEDALEEDEETDHYGSHRSNRGYEEDLEAEAQRERRIMNAKKSQKGFPGRSSMSSARPTRRQAEYSESEREESEYETEEEEEEEERPRSRKRVKEPEDEYEEDAEEDEEEEEEDAKANRYSEEDEEAEAEKERGSGRKRKGIESDEEESPPRKAPTHRRMAMVYDSDED from the exons ATGGTGGCGGGAGAAGTAAAGAGATCTGTGATGATGCAGAATCTCTTCGGTGATAATtcggaggaggaagaagaagagatcgaCTCCGAACATGAATCAAATCCTCAGCCCCACTATCCTTCC GATGAGGCAGAGGGCGGGGTGGAGCCTGGAGAAGAAGGTGAAGCCGAGATTGAAGTTCACGGTGAGCCTGAAGCTGAGTCTGACGGGGAGCAGGGCGTTGTAGAACCTGGTAATGGAGAAAGTGAGGGTGAGAGGGAGGAAAATTCACAGGAAGGTGATGTTGCTGATCCACGCGAGGAAAGcgaagaagaagtagaagaagaaggagatgaagagagAGTGGCTACAACGACGAGACGAGATGTTGTTGAGAGTGGATCAGAGAGGTCTGGCGAAAGGCGTTATGAGTCTGAAGATGAAGAGGTTGAGCAGACTAGGAGGAGTCCAAG GTCACCTAGTCAGGAGAAGGAAGAGGCTCCTGTTGCACAGTCAGATGTTAACATTCGTAATGTATTTGGATCTTCCGATGATGAAGATGCAGAAGAATATGTTCGGAATGACATTGAGGCTGACGAACCT agatcGCCAATCGAAGACGAAGAGGGCTCTGAGAAGGATCAGAGACCTGACGATATGATGCTTGATGATGATATGGTCCCTGAAGAGGATCCTCGATACGAGTCAGAAGATGAGCGTGTTGAAGTTAGGCACAGGGAGAGACCAGTTGGCCCCCCTTTGGAAGTGGAAGTTCCTTTCCGCCCTCCTCCAGGTGATCCCGAAAAG ATGAACATGATTAAAGTTTCGAGTATCATGGGCATTGATCCAAATCCATTTGATGCCAAGACATTTGTTGAAGAAGACACATTTGAGAGAGATGGAGCAAAGACGCGTATTCGTCTGGTTAACAATATTGTGCGCCATAGGTTCGTTAAGGGTCGAGATGGTAAAACATAT AGTGAAAGTAATGCTCGATTTGTAAGGTGGTCAGATGGAAGCTTACAGCTATTGATAGGAAACGAAGTTCTTGATATAACTGAACAAGATGCACGACAAGACCAGAATCACCTTTTACTCAAACATGAAAAG GGAATCCTTCAATCGCAAGGAagaattttgaagaaaatgagatttattccatcATCTCTAACGTCAAATTCCCATAGGCTTTTGACAGCCCTTGTTGACTCGAGGGAAAAGAAGGACTTCAAAGTTAAGAACTGTGTCACTGACATTGACCCTGAGAGGGAGAAGGAAAAGAGAGAAAGG ATGGAAAGCCAAAACCTCAAGGCTAGTACAAAGCTGAGTCAAGCAAGGGAGAAAATCAAGCGCAAGTATCCACTTCCTGTTGCAAGGAGACAACTTTCCACTGGGTACTTGGAAGATGCCCTCGAAGAG GATGAAGAGACGGACCACTATGGTTCTCACCGCTCAAACCGTGGCTATGAGGAGGATCTGGAAGCTGAAGCGCAACGGGAACGAAGAATTATGAACGCCAAGAAG AGCCAGAAAGGCTTTCCGGGGAGGTCTTCAATGAGTTCAGCGAGGCCGACAAGGCGTCAAGCGGAGTACtcagagagtgagagagaggaATCAGAGTATGAgactgaagaagaggaagaagaggaggaaaggCCACGTTCCCGTAAAAGAGTCAAGGAACCAGAAGATGAGTATGAGGAAGatgctgaagaagatgaggaggaagaagaagaagacgcaaAAGCTAACAGATattcagaagaagatgaagaagctgag GCAGAGAAGGAACGTGGTAGTGGCCGTAAAAGGAAAGGGATTGAGTCGGATGAGGAGGAGTCTCCTCCGAGAAAAGCTCCGACTCACCGTCGTATGGCCATGGTTTATGACAGTGACGAAGActga